The Limnochorda sp. LNt genome includes a region encoding these proteins:
- a CDS encoding GntR family transcriptional regulator — protein MTVRAPGLRGGQALIGGDRRIPLYHRIHDQLRDDIESGLLKPGDRIPTEAELSARFGVSRTTVKQAIQQLVHAGLVYRVQGKGTFVGQPRIPRRLVGLISFHEEMRQRGFTPATELLEAAVVPASRHVARALGLQPGAPVLRLTRRRLADAEPIALQTHYLPGEMAELAEDPQVATGSLYEAMERRLGRRPSVGREEYTAVVVSGEDARRLGVPDHSPALAVRRYASLSDGQPVEYTESLLRADRYTLHVELKDER, from the coding sequence GTGACGGTGCGTGCACCGGGCCTGCGGGGCGGTCAGGCCCTCATCGGCGGGGATCGGCGCATCCCCCTCTACCACCGCATCCACGACCAGCTGCGCGACGACATCGAGTCCGGGCTGCTGAAGCCGGGCGACCGGATCCCGACGGAGGCGGAGCTGAGCGCTCGGTTCGGCGTCAGCCGCACCACGGTCAAGCAGGCCATCCAGCAGCTGGTCCACGCCGGCCTGGTCTACCGCGTCCAGGGCAAGGGCACCTTCGTGGGGCAGCCACGCATCCCGCGCCGGCTGGTGGGTCTCATCAGCTTCCACGAGGAGATGCGACAGCGCGGCTTCACCCCGGCCACCGAGCTCCTGGAGGCAGCCGTCGTGCCCGCCTCCCGGCACGTGGCCCGGGCCCTGGGCCTGCAGCCCGGAGCCCCGGTCCTGCGGCTGACGCGCCGCCGGCTGGCCGACGCGGAGCCCATCGCCCTGCAGACCCACTACCTGCCGGGCGAGATGGCGGAGCTGGCGGAGGACCCCCAGGTGGCCACCGGCTCGCTCTACGAGGCCATGGAGCGCCGGCTGGGGCGCCGGCCGTCGGTGGGGCGGGAGGAGTACACGGCCGTGGTCGTGTCGGGAGAGGATGCCCGGCGCCTGGGCGTGCCCGACCACAGCCCGGCGCTGGCCGTTCGGCGCTACGCGAGCCTCTCCGACGGCCAGCCCGTCGAGTACACGGAGTCGCTCTTGCGCGCGGACCGCTACACCCTCCACGTCGAGCTGAAGGACGAGCGCTGA
- a CDS encoding anhydro-N-acetylmuramic acid kinase, translating into MTTWPQAVAAIAAEPDRERLVLGAMSGTSSDGVTVALIRTRGRGIERWAQLVAYRTDSYPEGLRRRIFELYPPGRFEAATLLRAALELADAFAQSALALLRDAGVAPGEVHLLSAQGPIVYYQPPDPATGARGGVLELMEPARLAEATGIPVLCDLRSADLAAGGAGAPLSVFGDFVLFRHPERGRIIQNIGGIANPTVIPAGAGWEDLLCFDTGPGNVLIDAVVSAITDAVEAYDRDGVRAARGRVDLELLAELMAHPYIHRAPPKTTGREVFGVPFARDVLARGRRRGLGDDDVVATVTAFTAESIAFNYRQHVLPRWRIDEVYLTGGGASNPTLVRMLRDRLPELEVRPIEDLGMPSQAREAAIWAVLGDESLLGLPSNVPATSGARRPAILGKWVPGPRWLPGR; encoded by the coding sequence ATGACGACGTGGCCGCAGGCCGTCGCTGCCATCGCCGCCGAGCCCGACCGGGAGCGCCTGGTGCTGGGCGCCATGTCGGGCACCTCGTCAGACGGCGTCACGGTCGCTCTCATCCGCACCCGGGGTCGTGGGATCGAGCGGTGGGCCCAGCTCGTGGCGTACCGCACGGACTCCTATCCGGAGGGGCTCCGCCGACGGATCTTCGAGCTGTACCCGCCGGGGCGCTTCGAGGCCGCCACCTTGCTGCGGGCTGCCCTGGAGCTGGCCGATGCCTTCGCGCAGTCGGCGCTGGCACTGCTGAGGGATGCCGGTGTGGCGCCCGGCGAGGTGCACCTGCTGAGCGCGCAAGGGCCCATCGTCTACTACCAGCCGCCCGACCCCGCCACCGGGGCGAGGGGAGGCGTCCTGGAGCTGATGGAGCCGGCCCGCCTGGCCGAGGCGACCGGGATCCCGGTGCTGTGCGACCTGCGCTCGGCCGACCTGGCCGCCGGGGGCGCCGGCGCCCCCTTGAGCGTCTTCGGCGACTTCGTGCTCTTCCGCCATCCCGAGAGGGGCCGCATCATCCAGAACATCGGGGGCATCGCCAACCCCACGGTGATCCCGGCGGGCGCCGGCTGGGAGGATCTCCTCTGCTTCGACACGGGCCCCGGCAACGTCCTCATCGACGCGGTGGTGAGTGCGATCACCGACGCCGTCGAGGCCTACGACCGCGACGGGGTGCGGGCGGCGAGGGGCCGAGTCGACCTCGAGCTCCTGGCCGAGCTGATGGCGCACCCCTACATCCACCGGGCGCCGCCCAAGACCACGGGGCGCGAGGTCTTCGGCGTCCCCTTCGCCCGGGACGTCCTGGCAAGGGGGAGGCGCCGGGGGCTGGGCGACGACGACGTGGTGGCGACGGTCACGGCCTTCACCGCCGAGTCCATCGCCTTCAACTACCGCCAGCACGTCCTGCCGCGCTGGCGCATCGACGAGGTTTACCTGACCGGTGGCGGCGCGTCCAACCCGACCTTGGTGCGCATGCTGCGCGACCGTCTGCCGGAGCTCGAGGTGCGGCCCATCGAGGATCTGGGGATGCCCTCCCAGGCGCGCGAGGCGGCCATCTGGGCCGTGCTGGGCGACGAGAGCCTGCTGGGCCTGCCGTCCAACGTTCCCGCCACCAGCGGAGCCCGCCGTCCGGCCATCCTGGGCAAGTGGGTCCCCGGCCCGCGGTGGCTGCCGGGCCGCTGA